The genome window AGGCGTAACCGCAAGTCCTGGCCCAACTGGGTCACTTCGTACAGGGTGAAGTCCAGGGAATGGGTGAGGTTTTCCAGCTCCGGCAAATGCACCAGCGGCCGTGCGAGGTCGCCGAGCAGGCGCGGCGCGACGTACAGCAACAGCTCATCCACCAGCCCGGCGCGCAGCAGGTTGCCTGCCAGGGTCGGTCCGGCTTCGACCATCACATCATGCAAACCGCGCTGGCTCAGATGGACCATCAAGGCATGCAGATCGAGGCCACTCTGGTTGCCCGGCAGGCCGAGCAAGCGCTCAGCGTTGGCGCCTGGCGGCAGATGTTGCTCGTGCACCACATGCAGGCTTGGCGCCTGGTCGTCGAACACCCTCGCGGTACCGGGCACCCGCGCCTGGCTGTCGAGGATCACCCGCAGCGGCGCGATGGCTTCGGCAGACGCCATCTCACGTACGGTCAACGAGGGGTTGTCGGCCAGCACCGTGCCGCTGCCGGTGAGGATCGCCGCACTGCGCGCTCGCCAATACTGCACATCGGCGCGCGCCCTGGCGCCGGTGATCCATTGCGAGCGCCCGTTGTTCAGCGCGGTGCGGCCATCCAGGCTCATGCCCATCTTCAACTGCACCCACGGCCGCTGACGCTTGACCGAGGACAAGAAGCCACGGTTCAACTCGCGGGCGGCCGCATTGAGCAAGCCCACGCGCACCTCGATCCCGACGTCGCGCAGTTCGGCGATCCCACGACCGTCGACCTGCTCGAACGGATCTTCATGGGCGACGACCACACATGCCACGCCAGCCTCGATCAGCGCCAGGTGACAGGCGCCGGTGCGCCCGACATGGCTGCAGGGTTCCAGCGTCACATAGGCCGTGGCGCCCTTGGCCAGGGCACCGGCCTGGCGCAGGGCGAAGACCTCGGCGTGCGGACCGCCCGCACGCCGATGCCAGCCCTCGCCCACGATGTGTGCACCGTGGGCGATGACGCACCCGACCCGTGGATTGGGCCAGGTGGAGTGACTGCCGCGCTCGGCCAACGACAATGCATGGTGCATATGTTGAAAGTCGATTTCGCTGAAGTGGGTCATGGGCGGCGTTGCCCTGCCACAGCGTGGGCGGTGATCGGGTAGATACGCCCGTCGTAGGCGCTGGCCAGGAAGCCACTGCCTTCGGCGTCATGGGTCAGGCATGAAATACCGCTGGCGGTGATCTTCTCCACCTTTGCCCATTTGCGCTTGGCCAGGTCGAACACCGCAACGGTGCCGCCGTAGCTGCCGGTGGCGATCATCTGGCGGTCCTTGGAGATGGCAATGCACTTGATCGAGTGGCTGTGAGGGGTGTCATACACCTCGCTGTTGCCGGCTTGCCACAGGCGCAGCTTGAGGTCGCGCCCGATACTGGCAAAGCCGCCCTGGATCTGCGTGCAGCCGTTGGAAATACGGTCGTGGGCCTTGTCCAGGTAGGTTTCCAGCTCGAAGTCTGCGATCCGGAAGAACGCCGCAGCCGCAGTCGCGCATACGCTGAACAGGTACTGTTCATCGGCGGCGATGCCCTTGATGGCGTTCTCGTGCATGCGCACTTCGCGCAGGAAACGCGGCTGCTGGTTTTCCAGGTTGAAGATCAAGGCTTCGCCAGTGTACGTACCGATTGCGGCGTGCAACTGGCCATCTTTTTCAAAGGTGGTGCCGCAGTTGAGCGGTGAGCGGTGCTGGTAGATGACGTCGCCGGTCTTGGCGTCGAACACCGTGCCCATCTGGCCGCCGGTCAACACGCTGTCACCGAAGGGCAGCAGGAAGTTGCACAGACTGCCGGCCTTGGTGCTGGGTTGGCCATTGATCTGCAGGATGCCGGCATCACCGATGCTGTAGATGTCGTCACCGACCACCGTGACTGCGTTCAAACTGATGGCCGGCTCGATGCCGCCCACGTCCCATTCCTGAGTGGTGAAATCCCAGGTGGCGTACGTTGAGCCGAAGGTCACGAAGGCGATGCGATGGTTGCCCAGCAATGCACAGCTGCGTGGCCAGATGATGCTTGGCAGTGAAGTCTGGGCGGTTTTCACCAGTTGGTTATCGGGCGTCAACGCCCACAGCATGACGCAACGGTCGTAGCTGAGGCTAACCAGCAGGCGCTGTGCGTCGTTCCATACGATGCGCTTGATTCCGGCGGCATGGGCAGCTTGCAGGTAGGTGCCGCTGCTGCTGATCACGGAGATTTTGCCTTCGTCGTCACCGGCGAAAATGATGCCCTCACGGGACAGGGCCACGGTGTCGGTTTCCACGCCGCCCAGGTCGATCAGGTCCAGTTGTTCGCCGCTGGCAGCGTCCCAACGGCGGATCGAACCGTCATCGCTGCTGGAAACCAGGGTCTTGCCATCGGCGGCCCAGCACACCGAAATCACGTCGGCATCGTGACCGCTGAGGATCCGCAGGGTTCGCCCGCTGAGGTCGAACAGGCGGATGCTGTGGTCCCGCGAGCAGGTGGCGATGGTCTGGCCATCCGGCGAGAAGGCGGCCATTTCGATGTCGTCATCGTGACCCACCAGCACGCTTTTCAAGCGCAGCGAAGGGATTTCCCAGACGCGGGCAGTGTAGTCGCTGCTGGCACTGACCAGCAGGGTGCCGCTGGCGTTGAACGCGCATTGGTTGGCCAGGTGGTCGTGGAGCACGCGCTGGATCGGCGTCTTGGTTTTTGCATCCCACAAAATAACCTGGTTGTCATAACCGGCGGTTGCAACGTACGTATCGTTGAATGTTGCAATACCGCTAATAGGGCCAAAGTGTCTCATGCGTCATCATCCTTAATGTAGTGTGGGCGAAAGAAAGTGCTCAGGCGCGCTTCGGTTGTTTCATCAGGTTGATCACGTGATTTTTCTTATCGACTTTCGCTTGCAGGTAATGAGTGTTGTGCCGGGTGACAAACACGCCAGTCGGAATAACGTTGTCCACCACAATGCCGTTATCCACCAGGGCCTGAACTTTGTCCGGGTTATTGGTGATCAATTGGCACTGTTTGATGTTCAACGCTTTTAACATGCCAGCGGCCATGGAAAAGTCGCGGTCATCTTCAGGAAAGTTCAGGTGGGTATTGGCTTCGAATGTGTCCATGCCCGAATCTTGCAGGCGGTAGGCGTCCAACTTTGCATATAAGCCGATGCCGCGGCCTTCTTGTCGCAGGTAAATAAGATAGCCACCCACTTCCTGCATGCGCAGGATCGACTCGTTTAATTGCGGGCCGCAGTCACAGCGCTGCGAACTGAATACATCGCCGGTCAGGCATTCGGAATGAATACGCACCAACGGGCTGATGGGATTGGCGGGGCCAAGCTTTATCACGATATGTTCGTGTGCTGTGTCCAAGCCACTGAACGTGTAGAAAGTTCCAGGATTGGAATGGTCGTCCAGGGGGATATCAACGTGGTTGCGTACGCTAAGGCGGTTCATGGCGGTTCCTTCCGTGCTTGAATGATCAACGCGTTATTGTTTTGGTACAGGGAGGGGTTACAGGGTTTGTGCGAGGCGAAAACCCATTACGTAAATCTGTCGTGGATACTTGCCGTGACGCCGGCAATTGCGGGTCAGGTCGCGAAACCTGGTGAAGCTGCCACCACGGGCTATGCGGTGGGTGCCGACCACAGTGACGAGGTCATCGGTGATGGCGGTCCCGCCGGGGTAGGGGGCGTAGTCGTCAGCGACGAATTCTTCGACGTTACCGGCCATGTCCAGGCAGCCAAATGGCGATGCACCCTCGACCAAAAGGCCGACCGGAGTGGTATCGAACAGACCCAGTTCAGCGGTGTTGGCACGCTCGGGCAGGAAGGTATCGCCCCAAGGGTATTCGAGGTTTTCCGGGCCGGCGGCGGCGTATTCCCATTCAGCCTCGGTGGGCAGTCGGAAGGTGCGGCCACTGGCTTCGCTGAGCCAGGCAGCGTAGGCGTCGGCGTCATCGGCAGTGATCCCGTAGACCGGATGGTTGGCGCGTTCGTGAGGGTACTGTCCGAAGGCCCAGCTTTCGGGGATCCGTGCCTGCGTGTTGGCCTCGAGAAAGGCTCGGTATTCGAGGTTGGTCACCGGGTATTTACCGATGGCGTAGGGCTGCAGGTGTACGCGATGACGAGGGACTTCCTTGGCGATCCAGTCCCGATCCAGGCCCAGGCCGCGCATGTCGTGCATCACCTGGTCGACCGCCGATTCGGCCAAACCGATCTCGACGGTGCCTGCGCTGATGTGAATCATCGTAGGGTTGAGTACATCGAGCCTGGGGTCGTTGGTCAGTGCCAGCAGTTGGGCGGCGGCATAGCGCCAGGCCAGCGGCGAGACAGGGTTTTCGACGCGGTTGGCCAACTGTTCGCTGGTCTCTTCCGAAACCAGGCGCCAGGCTGCCAGCGGCAACTTGAGGTTGACGGCTTCGTGGAAGTGCTCAGGCAGGCCCATCAAGAAACGGTCTGTCATTTCGGCGGTCAGGGGGCCGTCGAACACGGGCCAATGGTTGAAACCCTTGGAAGTCATAACGCTCGTTTTCCTACTGCGTGGGAGAAAAGGCACGTACACCCAGGCGCACGTGCCCGGCCTTCAGAGGGTGCAGATCAGTCCGGTTTGCAGGCAGTTGCGTTCGAAGTCATCCCAGTAGCCCTTGGGGTGCTTGGCCCGCTCGGCCTCGGAAATAATCGGTTTTTGCCACTGCAGGCGGGAGAAGCCGGCTTTCATGATTGCCAGCTCATAGCGCTCGCGGCTCCAGCGATGGAAGGTGAAGGCGCTGGGCGGTGTGGTGACGAATTCGGCGTGGTGACGGAAGCCGCCTTCGTGGGGTTCTTCGGTGAGTACGTGCACGCCGTATTTGGTGAAGTTGCCACGTTTCAATTGAAAGGTTGGCTCTACCGTGTAAGCCACGACCCGTCCGCCGGGGGCGAGGTTCTTGGCGACGACCTGGAACATCTTGTCGAGTTTTTCTGGCGAATCGGCGTAGTTGAACAGCCAGGCGGCGGTGATCAGGTCGAACTTGCCGAGAATGCCCAGATCGCAGATATCGCTGACGTGGTACTCGATCGGCTCCTGGTTGCGCGCCGACTCTTGGCGGGCCAGGTCAATCATGGAGGCGGATATATCCACGCCAACCACTTTGCTGGCACCTTGGCGATACAGCTCGCGTCCGAAGAAACCGAAACCGCAGGCCAGGTCCAGTACGGATTTGCCCTTGGGATTACCGACCATGCTGAAGAAGGTCGCGGTTTCCACCGAGCGCTGCGAGGCGCTGTCCGTGAAAGCTTCGAAGCGTTCGCCGATGGCGTCGTAAGTTGCCGTTGCAGTTTGAGTGGTCATTGCCTCACCTTTTTAAAGTTAATAGCTGTCGTCAATCCCTGACTGGGAACATGAAGAGTTCTTCTGTTTTTGGTGACCCTGTTATGCCTGAATCAAGTGCGAGTGGTAATAAGGAACCCCCCTATGACGACAAGTACGCCGACCAGTTTGTTAATGTTGAGAGACTGTTTGGGGAAGCCCAGCAGGCCGAAATAGTCAATCGCAATTGAAACGATAAGTTGTCCGATCAATACCGCCATGATGAAGTTGAGAGCACCCAGTCGAGGCGCCATCAATAACGCTACGGTAATATAAAAAACACCGGCAACACCGCCCATCCAAATCCACCAGGGCCCGTCTTGCACGGCGGCAAGATTAGGACGAGGCGCCTTGACCGCAATAATGACAACAATGAGTACAACCAGGCTGACCAATAGGGATACTGCAGTGGCCCATAAAGGATGGCCTAGCAGATTACCCAGTTTCGCGTTGGTGCCTGCCTGTAAGGGCACTGCAAAACCGGCGAATAAACTGAGCAGGATGAAATACAGTAAGGTCATGAAGTAGGCATTCCGTTTTTTTTCAAGTTTTACGGTGCTTGGATTGTTGGCGCCAATTCTTTGTTCTGATGGGGAGTATTCGTCGCGCTGATCGGGCATTTGGCTACTAGTGATTCAGGGACGGGTAATCAGGTGTGCGCGATCTTGACCGACGGGTTTACAATCGCTGCTCCTGATCAGGAGTATCCCTGTGCTGACTCATCTCGATTCCCAAGGTCGCGCCCATATGGTCGATGTCACCGACAAGTCCGTGACGTTCCGTGAGGCCGTGGCCGAAGCGCGCGTGCGCATGCTGCCCGAGACCCTGCAAATGATTGTCGACGGCGCCCACCCCAAGGGCGACGTGTTTGCCGTGGCCCGCATTGCCGGGATCCAGGCGGCGAAAAAAACCAGTGACCTGATTCCCCTCTGCCACCCGTTGATGTTGACGGGCGTCAAGGTCGAACTGAGCGCCGAGGGTGCAGACTTGGTGCATATCGTGGCGCGCTGCAAACTCTCCGGCCAGACCGGCGTGGAGATGGAAGCCCTCACCGCCGCCAGCGTCGCGGCGCTGACGATCTACGACATGTGCAAGGCGGTGGACCGTGGCATGACCATCGAAAACATTCGCCTGCTGGAAAAACTCGGCGGCAAAAGTGGGCACTTCAAGGCGGACCAGGCATGAGCATCAACGTATTGTTTTTTGCGCGTTACGCCGAAGCGGTGGGCCTGGACTCACTGGAGATGGAAGGCGACTTCGCGACCGTCGACGCGGTGCGCCTGGCGTTGGCGGGTGATCCGGGTTTTGAAGTGCTCAACGAAACCAGCCTGATGTGCGCCCGTAACGAAGAGATGTGCGGGCTCGACGAGCCGCTGCAGCCTGGCGACGAAGTCGCATTCTTCCCCCCCGTGACCGGAGGCTGATCATGGCCATTCGTGTACAGGTCCAGGCATTTGATCCTGGCGCCGAAGTCAACGCCATGCATGCGGCCAACGTTGGTGTGGGCGCGGTGGTGAGTTTCGTGGGGTATGTACGCGACTTCAATGACGGCCGTGAGGTGTCGGGGATGTTCCTGGAGCATTACCCTGGCATGACCGAAAAGGCCCTGGCCAAGATCGCCATCGAGGCCGAGCAGCGCTGGCCGTTGCTCAAGTTGGAGGTATTGCATCGCATCGGCCCTCTGGAGCCCGGTGAGCCGATTGTGTTTGTTGCGGCAGCCAGTGCCCATCGCCAGGCCGCATTTGATGCCTGTGCGTTTGTGATGGATTACTTGAAGACGCGGGCGCCGTTCTGGAAGAAAGAAAATACCAGTGAGGGGCCGCGTTGGGTGGAAGGGCGCCACAGCGACAACGCCGCTGCGGATCGCTGGAAATAGCCAGCCGAACATAGAACCAAATGTGGGAGGGGGCTTGCCCCCGATAGCAGTGTGTCAGTCAATGAGTACTTGGCTGACACATCGCCATCGGGGGCAAGCCCCCTCCCACAATTTTTACTGCATCCAGCTTACGGGCGCTTGCGCTCCACAGCCCGCAGCAAGTGCGTCGGCGGCGTTTCACAGCTGATCTTGCGCCCCAGCAGCGCTTCGATCGACGGCAACTGATACGAGTCATCTTCCCCGGCAAAGCTGATCGACACACCCGCCGCCCCGGCACGGCCGGTACGGCCAATGCGGTGCACGTAGTCATCCGGCACTTCCGGCAGGGTGAAGTTGATCACGTGGCTGATGCCGTCGATGTGAATCCCACGCCCGGCCACGTCGGTGGCCACCAGTACACGGATCTTGCCTTCGCGGAAGCCTTCCAGGGTCTTGATGCGCTTGTGCTGCGGCACATCGCCCGACAGTTGCGCAGCGTTCACACCATCACGCACCAGGCGTTCTTCGATGCGGCGCACCTCGTCCTTGCGGTTGGCGAACACCATCACGCGCTCCCAGCCGTTGTCGTTGACCAGGTTGTAGAGCAGCTTGTATTTGTCGGCGCCGGCCACGGCGTAGATGTGTTGCTCGACGTTTTCGCTGGCGACGTTTTCCGCTTCGATCTCGACGATGGACGGGTCGGTGGTCCATTGCTTGGCGAGGTTCATCACGTCTTCGGTGAAGGTCGCGGAGAACAGCAGGGTCTGGCGCTCGGATTTCGGCGGGGTCTGGCGAATGATCTGGCGCACTTGCGGGATAAAGCCCATGTCGAGCATGCGGTCGGCTTCGTCCAGCACCATCACCTCGACCATGTCCAGGTGCACGTCGCCGCGCTGGTTGAAGTCCAGCAGACGGCCAGGGGTGGCCACCAGGATGTCGCAGTGACGGGCTTCGAGGTGCTTGAGCTGCTTGTCGAAGTCCATGCCGCCTACGAACGTCATGACGTTGAGGCCGGTGTACTTGGTCAGGTCGGCAGCGTCCTTGGCGATCTGTACCACCAGCTCCCGGGTCGGGGCGATGATCAGCGCGCGCGGTTCACCCACGTAGCGCTCTTTGGGCGGCGGCGTCTGCAGCAGTTGGGTGATGATCGAGATCAGGAACGCGGCGGTCTTGCCGGTGCCGGTCTGGGCGCGGCCGATGGCGTCTTTGCCGGCCAGGGTGAAGCCCAGCACCTGCGCCTGGATCGGCGTGCAGTACGGGAAGCCCAGGTCCTGGATGGCGTGCATCAGTTCCGGGGCCAGCTTGAAATCATGGAAACGGGTCTTGCCTTCCTGGGGCTCGACGACGAAATCTTCGAGTTTCCACGCAATCACCGGCGGTTTTGGCGCGCGTTCACGCCGCGGCTTTGGTGTCACCGGTGCGGCAACGGACTCGACCGGCCTGGCCTGTTCGGCTGGGGTCACCGTCGGCTTCTTCGGCTGGGTGACAGGGGCAGTCCGCTGGGGCTGCCTGCCGTCCTGGCGGCTGCCGGCTGTCGGGGCAGGAGCACTGGAATCTGGCGCGAGCGGCTCAGCCTCGCTTTTGCCGAACATCTTCTTGAGTGCTTTGAGCACGGTGATCTCATTAATTGGTTAAGGAATGTACGCCGGCCAGTGTAATGCAAGAATCGGGCGCGGCGTAGTGCGTCTGTCATACGGCTACATAAACTGTGGTTTTCAGCCCAGGCGAGCGGTCAACCAGGCACCGATATCGCGTATCTCCTCGGGTAACACTTCGTGGCCCATTGGGTATTCCTGCCATGTCACGGTGACACCACGGCTCTTCAGGTGCTCGTAGGCGCTGCGGCCCATAGCGTTCTGCACCACATCGTCATATTGGCCGTGCAGGCACAGGGTGGGAATGCGCTGCTGGCTGGCGGACAATTCCAGCTCGTCGCTGAACGTGGGTGCGTAGGTGGAGAGGGCAATCACGCCGCCCAACGGGCCTTCCCAATTCAGGAAGGCGGTGTGGAACACCACGGCGCCACCTTGGGAAAAACCGGCGAGGAAAATCCGCGAAGCGTCTATTCCGGTTCTCTTCTGTGTCTCGATCAGGTCCGTGACCATTTTTGCCGACACTTCCAGCTCTTCCAGGCTGATGGAGCGGGCCGGGCTCATGGCTTTGATGTCGTACCAGCTTGGCATCTCGTAGCCACCATTGATCGTCACCGCGCGGGTCGGCGCCTGGGGCAAAACGAAACGCGTGGTCAGCAGGCTTTCCTGCAGCGCCTCGGCCACCGGCAGGAAGTCGTAGCGATCTGCACCCAGGCCATGCAACCAGATAACGCAGGCGTCTGCGGGCTTGGCGGGCTGAAGAATCAAGGGTTCGGTCATGTCTGCTCCATTAATGTGCGTGCGCTCCGATTAAGTGCGACGGAACGGTGCGCGATGGGTTGATCTGTTAATAAGATGTCGCACGGTTGAATCTTTTTCTATTGACCGTGGGCTGAAACGACTCAGCCGGCACTCTGGTACGGGGCTTGCTATGTGTTGATCGATGTCAGCGCTATCTCAGGACGGTAACACTATCAGTGACTGCCGCTTGTGGGATAGCAACTGGAATTACTGCGACAACTTCATGCCGCTTGACCCTAAAAAAAGCCAACACGGGTCGATATCGCCTCATAAGGGTGCGCTGAGGTTCGAGCTCCGACACAACAAGAGCAAACTGGAGGTTTGAATGAAGGTATTGAAATCCACCCTGGCCATCGTGACTGCGGCGGCTGTATTGGGTGTCAGTGGTTTCGCCCAAGCAGGTGCCACGCTGGACGCCGTGCAGAAGAAAGGCTTTGTGCAGTGTGGCGTGAGTGACGGCCTGCCGGGTTTCTCGGTACCGGATGCCAGCGGCAAGATCCTCGGGATCGATGCTGACGTTTGCCGCGCTGTGGCCGCTGCTGTTTTCGGCGATGCGACCAAGGTCAAATTCAGCCAGTTGAATGCCAAGGAGCGTTTCACCGCGCTTCAATCCGGCGAAGTCGACATTCTGTCCCGTAACACCACCATGACCAGCTCCCGCGATGCCGGCATGGGCCTGAAATTCCCGGGCTTCATCACCTACTACGACGGCATCGGCTTCCTGGTAAACAACAAGCTGGGCGTGAAAAGTGCCAAGGAACTGGACGGTGCAACCATCTGCATCCAGGCCGGTACCACCACCGAGCTGAACGTTTCCGACTACTTCCGTGGCAACGGCCTGAAATACACCCCGATCACCTTCGATACCTCCGACGAAAGCGCCAAGTCGCTGGAGTCCGGGCGTTGCGACGTACTGACCTCCGACAAGTCCCAGCTGTTTGCCCAGCGCAGCAAGCTGGCCTCGCCGAAGGACTACGTGGTGCTGCCGGAAACCATTTCCAAGGAGCCACTGGGCCCGGTCGTGCGTAATGGCGACGACGAGTGGCTGGCCATCGTGCGCTGGGTTGGCTACGCCATGCTCAACGCTGAAGAAGCCGGCATCACCTCCAAAAACGTCGAAGCTGAAGCCAAGTCCACCAAGAACCCGGACGTTGCGCGTCTGCTCGGTGCCGACGGCGAATACGGCAAAGACCTGAAAGTGAAGAAAGACTGGGTGGTACAGATCGTCAAGCAAGTTGGTAACTACGGTGAAGTGTTCGAGCGCAACCTGGGCAAGAGCACCCCGCTGGAAATCGACCGTGGCCTGAACGCGCTGTGGAACGCCGGCGGCATTCAATACGCACCACCTGTGCGCTGATCGCTGATGGTTCTGTCACCCGGTGGGCCAACCGCCGGGTGATGTTCTGTTCCATTATTTCCGGGGCACTTCATGCAAAATCAAATCGGCGCACCCAAGCAGAAGCTCAGCTTCAGCGACCCTAAAGTGCGTGCGTGGCTCTTCCAGATCATCACGATAGTGGCGGTGGTCTCGCTGGGCTGGTACCTCTTCAACAATACCCAGACCAACCTTCAGCACCGAGGCATTACCTCGGGTTTCGACTTTCTTGAACGCAGTGCCGGCTTCGGCATCGCGCAGCATTTGATCGACTACACCGAATCGGACAGCTATGCCCGGGTCTTCGTGATCGGTTTGCTCAACACCTTGCTGGTGACCTTTATCGGCGTGATCCTGGCGACCTTGCTGGGGTTCATCATCGGTGTGGCGCGGCTGTCACCGAACTGGATGATCAACAAGCTGGCGACCGTGTATGTGGAAGTGTTCCGCAACATTCCGCCGCTGTTGCAAATCCTGTTCTGGTACTTCGCGGTGTTCCTGACCATGCCGGGGCCGCGTAACAGCCATAACTTCGGCGACACCTTCTTTGTCAGCAGCCGTGGCCTGAACATGCCGGCAGCGATTGCCGCTGATGGGTTCTGGCCGTTTGTGGTCAGCATCGTCGTTGCCATCGTGGCAATCGTGCTGATGGCACGTTGGGCCAACAAACGTTTTGAAGCCACCGGCGTACCGTTCCACAAGTTCTGGGCGGGCCTGGCGCTGTTCATCGTGATCCCGGCGTTGTGCGCCTTGATCTTCGGTGCACCGCTGCATTGGGAAATGCCCAAGTTGCAGGGTTTCAACTTTGTTGGTGGCTGGGTACTCATCCCCGAACTGCTGGCAC of Pseudomonas azotoformans contains these proteins:
- a CDS encoding WD40 repeat domain-containing protein, translated to MRHFGPISGIATFNDTYVATAGYDNQVILWDAKTKTPIQRVLHDHLANQCAFNASGTLLVSASSDYTARVWEIPSLRLKSVLVGHDDDIEMAAFSPDGQTIATCSRDHSIRLFDLSGRTLRILSGHDADVISVCWAADGKTLVSSSDDGSIRRWDAASGEQLDLIDLGGVETDTVALSREGIIFAGDDEGKISVISSSGTYLQAAHAAGIKRIVWNDAQRLLVSLSYDRCVMLWALTPDNQLVKTAQTSLPSIIWPRSCALLGNHRIAFVTFGSTYATWDFTTQEWDVGGIEPAISLNAVTVVGDDIYSIGDAGILQINGQPSTKAGSLCNFLLPFGDSVLTGGQMGTVFDAKTGDVIYQHRSPLNCGTTFEKDGQLHAAIGTYTGEALIFNLENQQPRFLREVRMHENAIKGIAADEQYLFSVCATAAAAFFRIADFELETYLDKAHDRISNGCTQIQGGFASIGRDLKLRLWQAGNSEVYDTPHSHSIKCIAISKDRQMIATGSYGGTVAVFDLAKRKWAKVEKITASGISCLTHDAEGSGFLASAYDGRIYPITAHAVAGQRRP
- the moaC gene encoding cyclic pyranopterin monophosphate synthase MoaC: MLTHLDSQGRAHMVDVTDKSVTFREAVAEARVRMLPETLQMIVDGAHPKGDVFAVARIAGIQAAKKTSDLIPLCHPLMLTGVKVELSAEGADLVHIVARCKLSGQTGVEMEALTAASVAALTIYDMCKAVDRGMTIENIRLLEKLGGKSGHFKADQA
- a CDS encoding amino acid ABC transporter substrate-binding protein; protein product: MKVLKSTLAIVTAAAVLGVSGFAQAGATLDAVQKKGFVQCGVSDGLPGFSVPDASGKILGIDADVCRAVAAAVFGDATKVKFSQLNAKERFTALQSGEVDILSRNTTMTSSRDAGMGLKFPGFITYYDGIGFLVNNKLGVKSAKELDGATICIQAGTTTELNVSDYFRGNGLKYTPITFDTSDESAKSLESGRCDVLTSDKSQLFAQRSKLASPKDYVVLPETISKEPLGPVVRNGDDEWLAIVRWVGYAMLNAEEAGITSKNVEAEAKSTKNPDVARLLGADGEYGKDLKVKKDWVVQIVKQVGNYGEVFERNLGKSTPLEIDRGLNALWNAGGIQYAPPVR
- a CDS encoding MoaD/ThiS family protein, translating into MSINVLFFARYAEAVGLDSLEMEGDFATVDAVRLALAGDPGFEVLNETSLMCARNEEMCGLDEPLQPGDEVAFFPPVTGG
- a CDS encoding alpha/beta hydrolase, whose product is MTEPLILQPAKPADACVIWLHGLGADRYDFLPVAEALQESLLTTRFVLPQAPTRAVTINGGYEMPSWYDIKAMSPARSISLEELEVSAKMVTDLIETQKRTGIDASRIFLAGFSQGGAVVFHTAFLNWEGPLGGVIALSTYAPTFSDELELSASQQRIPTLCLHGQYDDVVQNAMGRSAYEHLKSRGVTVTWQEYPMGHEVLPEEIRDIGAWLTARLG
- the rhlB gene encoding ATP-dependent RNA helicase RhlB, which translates into the protein MTVLKALKKMFGKSEAEPLAPDSSAPAPTAGSRQDGRQPQRTAPVTQPKKPTVTPAEQARPVESVAAPVTPKPRRERAPKPPVIAWKLEDFVVEPQEGKTRFHDFKLAPELMHAIQDLGFPYCTPIQAQVLGFTLAGKDAIGRAQTGTGKTAAFLISIITQLLQTPPPKERYVGEPRALIIAPTRELVVQIAKDAADLTKYTGLNVMTFVGGMDFDKQLKHLEARHCDILVATPGRLLDFNQRGDVHLDMVEVMVLDEADRMLDMGFIPQVRQIIRQTPPKSERQTLLFSATFTEDVMNLAKQWTTDPSIVEIEAENVASENVEQHIYAVAGADKYKLLYNLVNDNGWERVMVFANRKDEVRRIEERLVRDGVNAAQLSGDVPQHKRIKTLEGFREGKIRVLVATDVAGRGIHIDGISHVINFTLPEVPDDYVHRIGRTGRAGAAGVSISFAGEDDSYQLPSIEALLGRKISCETPPTHLLRAVERKRP
- a CDS encoding formylglycine-generating enzyme family protein, whose translation is MTSKGFNHWPVFDGPLTAEMTDRFLMGLPEHFHEAVNLKLPLAAWRLVSEETSEQLANRVENPVSPLAWRYAAAQLLALTNDPRLDVLNPTMIHISAGTVEIGLAESAVDQVMHDMRGLGLDRDWIAKEVPRHRVHLQPYAIGKYPVTNLEYRAFLEANTQARIPESWAFGQYPHERANHPVYGITADDADAYAAWLSEASGRTFRLPTEAEWEYAAAGPENLEYPWGDTFLPERANTAELGLFDTTPVGLLVEGASPFGCLDMAGNVEEFVADDYAPYPGGTAITDDLVTVVGTHRIARGGSFTRFRDLTRNCRRHGKYPRQIYVMGFRLAQTL
- the ribD gene encoding bifunctional diaminohydroxyphosphoribosylaminopyrimidine deaminase/5-amino-6-(5-phosphoribosylamino)uracil reductase RibD, which encodes MTHFSEIDFQHMHHALSLAERGSHSTWPNPRVGCVIAHGAHIVGEGWHRRAGGPHAEVFALRQAGALAKGATAYVTLEPCSHVGRTGACHLALIEAGVACVVVAHEDPFEQVDGRGIAELRDVGIEVRVGLLNAAARELNRGFLSSVKRQRPWVQLKMGMSLDGRTALNNGRSQWITGARARADVQYWRARSAAILTGSGTVLADNPSLTVREMASAEAIAPLRVILDSQARVPGTARVFDDQAPSLHVVHEQHLPPGANAERLLGLPGNQSGLDLHALMVHLSQRGLHDVMVEAGPTLAGNLLRAGLVDELLLYVAPRLLGDLARPLVHLPELENLTHSLDFTLYEVTQLGQDLRLRLRPDQSTCTV
- the moaE gene encoding molybdopterin synthase catalytic subunit MoaE, which encodes MAIRVQVQAFDPGAEVNAMHAANVGVGAVVSFVGYVRDFNDGREVSGMFLEHYPGMTEKALAKIAIEAEQRWPLLKLEVLHRIGPLEPGEPIVFVAAASAHRQAAFDACAFVMDYLKTRAPFWKKENTSEGPRWVEGRHSDNAAADRWK
- a CDS encoding DMT family transporter, which codes for MTLLYFILLSLFAGFAVPLQAGTNAKLGNLLGHPLWATAVSLLVSLVVLIVVIIAVKAPRPNLAAVQDGPWWIWMGGVAGVFYITVALLMAPRLGALNFIMAVLIGQLIVSIAIDYFGLLGFPKQSLNINKLVGVLVVIGGFLITTRT
- a CDS encoding class I SAM-dependent methyltransferase; protein product: MTTQTATATYDAIGERFEAFTDSASQRSVETATFFSMVGNPKGKSVLDLACGFGFFGRELYRQGASKVVGVDISASMIDLARQESARNQEPIEYHVSDICDLGILGKFDLITAAWLFNYADSPEKLDKMFQVVAKNLAPGGRVVAYTVEPTFQLKRGNFTKYGVHVLTEEPHEGGFRHHAEFVTTPPSAFTFHRWSRERYELAIMKAGFSRLQWQKPIISEAERAKHPKGYWDDFERNCLQTGLICTL
- a CDS encoding GTP cyclohydrolase II, with translation MNRLSVRNHVDIPLDDHSNPGTFYTFSGLDTAHEHIVIKLGPANPISPLVRIHSECLTGDVFSSQRCDCGPQLNESILRMQEVGGYLIYLRQEGRGIGLYAKLDAYRLQDSGMDTFEANTHLNFPEDDRDFSMAAGMLKALNIKQCQLITNNPDKVQALVDNGIVVDNVIPTGVFVTRHNTHYLQAKVDKKNHVINLMKQPKRA